One segment of Cinclus cinclus chromosome 30, bCinCin1.1, whole genome shotgun sequence DNA contains the following:
- the BCDIN3D gene encoding RNA 5'-monophosphate methyltransferase, producing MAAPMSRGRRVPEPGAAPYGNFPNYSRFHPPEERVSLLPQGLLRSLFPAATHPLLGLDVGCNSGELSVALYQHLLGLQDSNSSTELPGAGKELKLLCCDIDPELIRRAQQNSPFPASISFASLDIMDSRAREPFLSSYLQRFGRSSFDIGFCMSVTMWIHLNHGDKGLLEFLALLASLCTFLLVEPQPWKCYRAAARRLRRLGRSDFEHFRSLQIKGDMAESITRILTQECAMELVCSFGNTSWDRSLLLFKSTRAHPEGSR from the exons ATGGCAGCGCCCATGAGCCGGGGCAGGCGCGTCCCCGAGCCCGGCGCGGCTCCTTACGGGAACTTCCCAAATTATTCCCGGTTCCACCCGCCCGAGGAGCGCGTCAGCCTCCTGCCCCAAGGGCTCCTGCGCAGCCTCTTCCCTGCGGCCACTCACCCGCTCCTCGGGCTCGATGTGGGCTGCAACTCCGGG GAGCTGAGTGTGGCTCTGTACCAGcacctcctggggctccaggaTAGCAATTCCAGCACGGAGCTGCCGGGAGCCGGGAAGGAGCtgaagctgctgtgctgtgacatCGATCCTGAGCTGATCCGGAGGGCCCAGCAGaacagccccttccctgcctccatCTCCTTTGCCAGCCTGGACATCATGGATTCCAGGGCCAGGGAGCCATTCCTGAGCTCCTACCTGCAGCGCTTCGGCCGCTCCTCCTTTGACATCGGCTTCTGCATGTCCGTGACCATGTGGATCCACCTGAACCATGGAGACAAGGGCCTGCTGGAGTTCCTGGCCCTCCTGGCCTCACTGTGCACGTTCCTGCTGGTGGAGCCGCAGCCCTGGAAGTGCTACCGGGCGGCCGCACGCCGGCTCCGCAGGCTGGGCCGGAGCGACTTCGAGCACTTCCGATCCCTGCAGATCAAGGGGGACATGGCCGAGAGCATCACCCGCATCCTGACGCAGGAATGTGCCATGGAGCTCGTCTGCTCCTTCGGGAacaccagctgggacaggagccTCCTGCTCTTCAAATCCACCAGAGCCCATCCCGAGGGCTCCCGCTGA